A stretch of Anaeromyxobacter dehalogenans 2CP-1 DNA encodes these proteins:
- a CDS encoding HD-GYP domain-containing protein — protein MRVFRTLFLSMLAASALPTAVLAVVLVQDRGGLGAAPAAAVLGSAALSAILSAFVARRFTEPIRASVQGALEIARGRFGRQLAVRSRDELGDLAHAFNHMSRELAGYDAENRRLVAALERGYLDTIRSLASAIDAKDPYTRGHSQRVAELAVEIGRELGLGPQALLALEYGGVLHDVGKIGIPDHVLAKPVPLTAEEMALMREHPRIGAEIVGGVAFLREALPAIRCHHERWDGAGYPDRLAGGDIPLAARIVNAADTWDACTSDRPYQAALAPGAAAGVLAELRGAQLDPAVHDALLAVLRRRGALPPAGSAESAA, from the coding sequence ATGAGGGTGTTCCGGACGCTGTTCCTCTCGATGCTGGCGGCGAGCGCGCTGCCCACCGCGGTCCTGGCGGTGGTCCTGGTGCAGGACCGGGGCGGGCTGGGCGCGGCGCCGGCCGCGGCGGTGCTCGGGTCGGCGGCGCTCTCGGCGATCCTCTCGGCCTTCGTGGCGCGCCGGTTCACCGAGCCGATCCGCGCCAGCGTGCAGGGCGCGCTCGAGATCGCGCGCGGCCGCTTCGGCCGGCAGCTCGCGGTGCGCAGCCGCGACGAGCTGGGCGACCTCGCGCACGCGTTCAACCACATGTCGCGCGAGCTGGCGGGCTACGACGCCGAGAACCGCCGCCTGGTGGCGGCGCTGGAGCGCGGCTACCTCGACACGATCCGCAGCCTGGCCTCGGCCATCGACGCGAAGGACCCGTACACGCGCGGCCACTCGCAGCGGGTGGCCGAGCTGGCCGTCGAGATCGGCCGCGAGCTGGGGCTCGGCCCGCAGGCGCTGCTCGCGCTCGAGTACGGCGGCGTGCTGCACGACGTGGGCAAGATCGGCATCCCCGACCACGTGCTCGCGAAGCCGGTGCCGCTCACCGCCGAGGAGATGGCGCTCATGCGCGAGCACCCGCGCATCGGCGCGGAGATCGTGGGCGGCGTCGCGTTCCTGCGCGAGGCCCTCCCCGCCATCCGCTGCCACCACGAGCGCTGGGACGGCGCCGGCTACCCCGACCGGCTGGCGGGCGGCGACATCCCGCTGGCCGCGCGCATCGTGAACGCCGCCGACACCTGGGACGCCTGCACGTCCGACCGGCCCTACCAGGCGGCGCTCGCGCCGGGCGCGGCGGCCGGCGTGCTGGCGGAGCTTCGCGGGGCGCAGCTCGATCCCGCGGTGCACGACGCGCTGCTCGCGGTGCTCCGCCGCCGTGGCGCGCTCCCGCCCGCCGGGAGCGCCGAGAGCGCCGCGTGA
- a CDS encoding response regulator, which produces MRRVKVLIADDDRLVRTMVADLLAELGHEVVAAGSGPEAVELAAREAPDLLVLDFLMPRLSGLDALRAIREAGSRAPAVLLTAISGRSVRGVEGADAAEVVLEKPVTRKALARALERAVRAR; this is translated from the coding sequence GTGCGGCGCGTGAAGGTCCTCATCGCAGACGACGACCGGCTGGTCCGGACCATGGTCGCCGACCTGCTCGCCGAGCTCGGCCACGAGGTGGTCGCGGCCGGGAGCGGGCCGGAGGCGGTGGAGCTGGCGGCCCGCGAGGCGCCCGACCTGCTCGTCCTCGACTTCCTCATGCCGCGGCTCTCCGGGCTGGACGCGCTCCGCGCCATCCGCGAGGCCGGCTCGCGCGCCCCGGCCGTCCTCCTGACCGCCATCAGCGGCCGCAGCGTCCGCGGGGTGGAGGGCGCCGACGCCGCCGAGGTGGTGCTGGAGAAGCCGGTGACGCGCAAGGCGCTGGCGCGCGCGCTCGAGCGGGCGGTGCGGGCGCGATGA
- a CDS encoding HAD family hydrolase, producing MPRLAILDLDGTLVDSLDDLAASVNHALATVGLPPRTTDEIRGFVGEGARVLLERALGPHAERLEPALAAWRAHYEVHCLDATRTYPGLAAALAGAGRTLAVHTNKPGAMARRILDGLGLLGRFAVVVGGDEAPRKPDPEGVRIIQSRVGATDAETVFVGDSPVDVATARAAGVQMVAVGWGLRSRAALLDAGATVLVESAAELVPWLA from the coding sequence ATGCCGCGCCTCGCCATCCTCGATCTCGACGGCACGCTGGTCGACTCGCTCGACGACCTCGCCGCCTCGGTGAACCACGCGCTCGCCACGGTGGGCCTGCCGCCGCGCACGACGGACGAGATCCGCGGCTTCGTGGGCGAGGGCGCGCGGGTGCTCCTCGAGCGCGCGCTCGGCCCGCACGCGGAGCGGCTCGAGCCGGCGCTCGCGGCCTGGCGCGCGCACTACGAGGTCCACTGCCTCGACGCCACCCGCACGTACCCCGGGCTCGCCGCGGCGCTCGCCGGGGCCGGCCGCACGCTGGCGGTGCACACCAACAAGCCCGGCGCGATGGCCCGCCGGATCCTCGACGGGCTCGGGCTGCTGGGCCGCTTCGCGGTGGTGGTCGGCGGGGACGAGGCGCCGCGCAAGCCGGACCCGGAGGGCGTCCGCATCATCCAGTCGCGCGTGGGCGCCACCGACGCCGAGACGGTGTTCGTGGGGGACAGCCCGGTGGACGTCGCGACGGCCCGCGCCGCGGGGGTGCAGATGGTCGCGGTGGGCTGGGGCCTGCGCAGCCGCGCCGCGCTCCTCGACGCGGGCGCGACGGTGCTGGTCGAGAGCGCCGCGGAGCTGGTCCCGTGGCTCGCGTGA
- a CDS encoding molybdenum cofactor biosynthesis protein MoaE — MPVHVLYFAGARDAAGTSRETLAEVPATVADLRRVLAAAHPALARILPRCRISVDQAFADDGDAVRDGAEVALIPPVAGGAPVFKVVDRPLTLTEVVDAVSGPGLGGIVTFTGTVRDATRGRRVLRLEYEAYPAMAERTLAAIGEAVGREHGVQVAIVHRVGVLAPGEAAVVIACAAPHRTPAFRACEACIERLKQDVPIWKREVYEDGSEWVGLGP; from the coding sequence ATGCCCGTCCACGTCCTCTACTTCGCCGGCGCCCGCGACGCGGCCGGCACCTCGCGCGAGACGCTCGCCGAGGTCCCCGCCACCGTCGCCGACCTGCGGCGCGTCCTCGCCGCGGCGCACCCGGCGCTCGCGCGGATCCTGCCGCGCTGCCGCATCTCGGTGGACCAGGCGTTCGCCGACGACGGCGACGCGGTCCGCGACGGCGCCGAGGTGGCGCTCATCCCGCCGGTGGCGGGCGGCGCGCCGGTCTTCAAGGTGGTGGATCGCCCGCTGACGCTCACCGAGGTGGTAGACGCGGTGTCCGGGCCGGGGCTGGGCGGGATCGTGACGTTCACCGGCACGGTGCGCGACGCGACGCGCGGCCGCCGCGTGCTGCGGCTCGAGTACGAGGCCTACCCGGCCATGGCGGAGCGGACGCTCGCCGCCATCGGCGAGGCGGTCGGCCGCGAGCACGGGGTGCAGGTCGCCATCGTGCACCGGGTGGGCGTGCTCGCGCCCGGCGAGGCGGCGGTGGTGATCGCCTGCGCCGCCCCGCACCGCACCCCGGCGTTCCGGGCCTGCGAGGCGTGCATCGAGCGGCTGAAGCAGGACGTCCCCATCTGGAAGCGCGAGGTGTACGAGGACGGGTCGGAGTGGGTGGGCCTGGGCCCGTGA
- a CDS encoding beta-class carbonic anhydrase, which yields MALLDEILEDNRKVAGPGKDPGSYIAHRHLCIVTCVDPRLTHFFGSALGVERGHAVALRVPGARIAPGSELMRALAASVYVNDCQEILVIPHTDCGVASVGGTELRRVMRARGVADADIPQDPGAFFGLVPDVREGARETVRAIRASPFLPRHIPVHAALMDIRTGALEVIERGYEHVFG from the coding sequence GTGGCACTGCTCGACGAGATCCTGGAGGACAACCGGAAGGTGGCGGGCCCGGGGAAGGACCCCGGCAGCTACATCGCGCACCGGCACCTGTGCATCGTCACGTGCGTGGATCCGCGGCTGACGCACTTCTTCGGCAGCGCGCTCGGCGTCGAGCGCGGCCACGCGGTGGCGCTCCGCGTGCCCGGCGCGCGCATCGCGCCCGGCTCCGAGCTGATGCGCGCGCTGGCCGCGTCCGTGTACGTGAACGACTGCCAGGAGATCCTGGTCATCCCGCACACCGACTGCGGCGTCGCCAGCGTCGGCGGCACCGAGCTGCGCCGCGTGATGCGCGCCCGCGGCGTGGCCGACGCGGACATCCCGCAGGACCCCGGCGCGTTCTTCGGCCTGGTGCCGGACGTGCGCGAGGGCGCCCGCGAGACGGTGCGCGCCATCCGCGCGTCGCCGTTCCTCCCTCGCCACATCCCCGTGCACGCCGCGCTGATGGACATCCGCACCGGCGCGCTGGAGGTCATCGAGCGCGGGTACGAGCACGTGTTCGGGTAG
- the amrA gene encoding AmmeMemoRadiSam system protein A, which produces MTPLSATDRAALLGIARGAILAHLGLTPPRPLPEDGALGERRGAFVTLEVDGELRGCIGTFQPAGSLAATVAAMAVAAAHEDPRFPPLAAEEIARLTLSVSALGLPRRMADPGELHVGRHGLLVKQGWHRGALLPRVAVEHGWDAATFLKHVCLKAGLPARAWQEPDAEVEVFEADEFGEEPKH; this is translated from the coding sequence ATGACCCCGCTCTCCGCCACCGACCGCGCCGCCCTGCTCGGCATCGCGCGCGGCGCGATCCTCGCCCACCTCGGCCTGACCCCGCCGCGCCCGCTGCCGGAGGACGGCGCGCTGGGCGAGCGACGCGGCGCGTTCGTCACGCTCGAGGTGGACGGCGAGCTGCGGGGGTGCATCGGCACGTTCCAGCCCGCCGGCAGCCTCGCCGCCACCGTGGCCGCGATGGCGGTCGCCGCCGCGCACGAGGATCCGCGCTTCCCGCCGCTCGCGGCGGAGGAGATCGCCCGGCTCACGCTGTCCGTGTCGGCGCTCGGCCTGCCCCGGCGCATGGCGGACCCCGGCGAGCTGCACGTAGGGCGGCACGGCCTCCTGGTGAAGCAGGGCTGGCACCGCGGCGCGCTCCTCCCCAGGGTGGCCGTCGAGCACGGCTGGGACGCGGCCACCTTCCTGAAGCACGTGTGCCTGAAGGCCGGCCTCCCCGCGCGCGCCTGGCAGGAGCCGGACGCCGAGGTCGAGGTGTTCGAGGCCGACGAGTTCGGCGAGGAGCCCAAGCATTGA
- a CDS encoding M50 family metallopeptidase codes for MTTAVAVIAAVLAVSLLIVLHEAGHYLAARRSGMRVERFSIGFGPVVLSFRRGETEFAISALPLGGYVRIAGMAPGEDVDPADRGAYANQPAWRRFGVILAGPAMNYLAAVLIAAALLASVGLRTPDASARVGALVPGKPAEVAGLRPGDRIAAVDGQPVERWTDLVGQLQRHPGRRIVLDVERGEGAAAQRLALPITPEDDDGVGRVGFRQHDVLVRRGALGALADGFARTNAQLGGQLAAFGQAFSGRQKAELSGPVGIAQELVRGAHEGVERFFTLVWTISVALALLNLFPIPALDGGRLVFLGYEIVTRRRVNARVENALHLIGFVALVGLLLAVTVFGDLARLRGR; via the coding sequence TTGACGACCGCCGTCGCCGTGATCGCCGCCGTCCTGGCGGTGTCGCTGCTCATCGTGCTGCACGAGGCCGGGCACTACCTCGCCGCCCGCCGCTCCGGCATGCGCGTCGAGCGCTTCAGCATCGGGTTCGGCCCGGTGGTGCTCTCCTTCCGCCGCGGCGAGACCGAGTTCGCGATCTCCGCGCTGCCGCTCGGCGGCTACGTGCGCATCGCCGGCATGGCGCCGGGCGAGGACGTGGACCCGGCCGACCGCGGCGCGTACGCGAACCAGCCGGCCTGGCGGCGGTTCGGGGTGATCCTGGCCGGCCCCGCGATGAACTACCTGGCCGCGGTGCTCATCGCGGCGGCGCTGCTCGCGAGCGTGGGGCTGCGCACGCCCGACGCCTCGGCGCGGGTGGGCGCGCTGGTGCCGGGGAAGCCGGCCGAGGTGGCCGGGCTGCGCCCCGGAGACCGGATCGCCGCGGTGGACGGGCAGCCGGTCGAGCGCTGGACCGACCTCGTCGGTCAGCTCCAGCGCCACCCCGGCCGGCGCATCGTGCTCGACGTGGAGCGTGGCGAGGGCGCAGCGGCGCAGCGGCTCGCGCTGCCCATCACGCCGGAGGACGACGACGGGGTGGGCCGGGTCGGCTTCCGGCAGCACGACGTGCTGGTTCGGCGCGGCGCGCTCGGCGCGCTCGCCGACGGGTTCGCGCGCACCAACGCGCAGCTCGGCGGCCAGCTGGCCGCGTTCGGCCAGGCGTTCTCCGGCAGGCAGAAGGCGGAGCTGTCCGGGCCGGTGGGCATCGCGCAGGAGCTGGTGCGCGGCGCGCACGAGGGCGTGGAGCGCTTCTTCACCCTGGTCTGGACCATCTCGGTGGCGCTGGCCCTGCTGAACCTCTTCCCCATCCCGGCGCTCGACGGCGGGCGCCTGGTGTTCCTGGGCTACGAGATCGTCACGCGGCGGCGGGTGAACGCGCGGGTGGAGAACGCGCTGCACCTCATCGGCTTCGTGGCGCTCGTCGGGCTCCTCCTCGCGGTCACCGTCTTCGGCGACCTGGCCCGCCTGCGCGGGCGCTGA
- a CDS encoding NUDIX domain-containing protein, protein MPPPAGPSPTVDVVILLPGDRVVMVRRKYPPPGWALPGGFVDAGETLEAAAIREAREETGLEVTLEDLVYVYSDPRRDPRRHTLSAVFIGRAAGEPAGADDAEEARAFAWDALPSPIAFDHGEILADARRLLLTGARRRP, encoded by the coding sequence GTGCCGCCCCCCGCCGGTCCGTCGCCCACCGTGGACGTGGTGATCCTCCTGCCCGGGGACCGGGTGGTGATGGTGCGCCGCAAGTACCCGCCGCCCGGCTGGGCGCTTCCGGGCGGCTTCGTGGACGCCGGCGAGACGCTCGAGGCGGCCGCGATCCGCGAGGCGCGCGAGGAGACCGGCCTCGAGGTGACGCTCGAGGACCTCGTCTACGTGTACTCGGACCCGCGCCGCGATCCCCGCCGCCACACGCTCTCGGCGGTGTTCATCGGGCGCGCCGCCGGCGAGCCGGCCGGCGCCGACGACGCGGAGGAGGCGCGCGCCTTCGCCTGGGACGCGCTGCCCTCGCCCATCGCCTTCGACCACGGCGAGATCCTCGCCGACGCGCGGCGCCTGCTGCTCACCGGCGCCCGGCGCCGCCCATGA
- a CDS encoding HNH endonuclease, which translates to MDNAAEFTKRLVFLLRSERHAMAEFLVALAEFDRRALWRERGHTSLFSFLRRELGLSAGAAQYRKTAAELIRRYPAVESGLRDGKLCLSSVCELAKVVTTENCAEVLPRFYGLSSRDAAEVAASIRPVANPPRREVVVPVRAVSAPAIGTAPAAEPILFRAPELNVPSRVEAAAHSESARSEALVESARSEPVELRAVSAAPKPSTVDWLDSDQARMHLTVSKAFLKKLDAARDALSHSMPGASRENVLEAALDLLIAERGRRKGLTAKPRKDPRPSTRPDHVPAHVRREVWARDGGRCTFVLASGATCGATHRLELDHLVPRARGGASTADNLRIRCRGHNLEEARRILGDTLMDAYAPRARGGSA; encoded by the coding sequence ATGGACAACGCTGCCGAGTTCACGAAGCGTCTCGTCTTTCTGCTCCGCTCCGAGCGGCATGCGATGGCGGAGTTCCTGGTGGCACTGGCGGAGTTCGATCGGCGCGCGCTGTGGCGGGAGCGCGGGCACACGTCGCTGTTCTCGTTCCTGCGTCGCGAGCTGGGGCTGTCGGCCGGCGCGGCGCAGTACCGGAAGACGGCGGCGGAGCTCATCCGGCGGTACCCGGCGGTCGAGAGCGGGTTGCGGGACGGCAAGCTGTGCCTCTCGTCCGTCTGCGAGCTGGCGAAGGTGGTGACCACCGAGAACTGCGCGGAGGTCCTGCCGCGGTTCTACGGCCTGTCGAGCCGGGATGCGGCGGAGGTGGCTGCTTCGATCCGGCCCGTGGCGAACCCGCCGCGGCGCGAGGTCGTCGTGCCGGTGCGGGCGGTCTCTGCACCGGCGATCGGGACGGCGCCTGCTGCGGAGCCGATTCTATTTCGGGCGCCCGAACTGAATGTACCCAGTCGAGTCGAGGCCGCGGCTCACTCCGAGTCCGCTCGCAGTGAGGCTCTCGTAGAGTCCGCTCGCAGTGAGCCTGTCGAACTGCGAGCGGTGTCCGCTGCCCCGAAGCCCAGCACCGTCGACTGGCTCGACTCCGACCAGGCGCGCATGCACCTCACGGTGTCCAAGGCGTTCCTGAAGAAGCTCGACGCCGCGCGTGACGCGCTCTCGCATTCGATGCCCGGCGCCTCCCGCGAGAACGTCCTCGAGGCGGCGCTCGACCTGCTCATCGCCGAGCGCGGCCGGCGGAAGGGGCTCACGGCGAAGCCGCGGAAGGACCCTCGCCCCTCCACGCGCCCGGACCACGTCCCGGCCCACGTCCGCCGCGAGGTCTGGGCCCGCGACGGCGGACGATGCACCTTCGTCCTGGCGTCGGGCGCGACGTGCGGGGCCACGCACCGGCTCGAGCTCGACCACCTCGTGCCCCGGGCGCGCGGCGGGGCCTCCACCGCGGACAACCTCCGGATCCGTTGCCGGGGGCACAACCTCGAGGAGGCGCGGCGCATCCTCGGCGACACGCTCATGGACGCGTATGCCCCGCGCGCTCGCGGCGGGTCGGCATGA